CGCTGGAGACGCAGTGCGCCGCCGTCAGGATGGACTTGCGGTCAGGGAGCAGGCTGCCGCTGCAGATGAAAGCCCCACCGGGGTACTCCATGATCAGCGTGACGACGCCGCTGTAGGCCGGCTGCGCGGCGATGTAGCGCGGGTCACCGCCGGAGGCGATCGTCCCCGTCGAGTTCACGCCGACGATGTAGCTCTCGGCATGCCAGGTGGTGCCGTCACCCATCACTCCCGAAGCCGTCCGCTGTGCATCCGCAGTGGTGCTCAGCGCACCAAGTGCTGCGGCAACTGCAAATGCTGCCCGTGCTGTTCTCATTCTGTAGCCTCTCCAGGTGGTGATGTTGCTGCCCTTCGGCGGCAGTACGACACGGCCATGTCCGCATGCGCACCCAACATCTGCATAGCAAGCCGGGCAATTCGCATTCCGCCATGACGGTACGTGAGTCAGCGACGGCACTATGCGTGCTCGACCTGCCGGTGCCCAATGACAGGGGCGTGCCGAGACAACTGTAATCCTTTCGCTGACAGTGTGTTAGCGGCATTCTTCGGTCAATCGAACCGGGCCGGGCGGTCGCGGGTGTCACACGGAAATTTCTACCGGCTGCGGGTGAGGTGACGTGGGTGTCGTTGGGTCCGTACAACACATCTGCTGCAGCGGACTCGTCCATTCCCTCCCCCGCGCGGGATCCGCTACACTGCCGAGCTCGCCGCTGGTGTCGCCTGCTACCGTTCTGATCGACACGCACCTTCGCCCACCCCGGACCGAACGCCGTGACCATCCCTGCCCTGCCGCCGCTGCCGCCGCGATCCGCCACCGAGATCATCGATGGCGCGGTCCAGCTCATCCGGCCGCAATACGCCTACTTCCTGCGCATCGCAGCCATCGGCGCGATCCCGGCGCTGGTGCAGGCGGTGATCACGCTGGTCGTCTTCCCGACGGCCAGCGCCGATCCGGCGGAGCTGATGCGCCAGCAGGTGAAGCTGCTGCCACTCACGCTGCTCTCGCTGACGTTCGCCTCGGCGCAGTCTGGCGCGATGATCAGCGGCGCGCTCGCGGTGCTGCGCGGGGAGGACCAGCCCACGGCGTGGGCCGTCTTCGTGGCGGCCTTCCGGCGCATCTTCGCACTGCTCGGTGCATACCTGCTGCTGATGGTCGCGTTCGTCGTCGCCCTGGTCCCCGTCTTCATCGTCGTCGGCATCCTCGCCGCCGCCACCGGCATGCTTGGCGCGGGCCTCTTCTCGGGCACCGCCGGCGTCGTGATCGGTGCGGTGCTCGCGGTGCTGCTCCTGCTCGCGATGGTGTTCGTCACCGTCACCTTCTTCGCGCGCTGGTCGGTGATGATCGCGCTGGTGATGGCGGAGGGGCTCGGCCCCGTCGAGGCGTTCCGGCGCGCACACGCGCTCTCCAGCGGCAACTACCTGCTGCTGGCGAAGACCTACGGCCTGCTGTTCCTGATTGTCGGTGTCATGTACCTCGTGCTCGTGAGCCTCGCGCTGGCCTTCCGTGACCAGCAGCAGCTGCTGCAGGCGCTTTTCAGCGTGGTGATGATCCCGATCGTGCCGATCATCGGCAGCGTGATGCTGCTGACCTACGCCGACCTGCGCATCCGGCGCGAGGGCGCGGACCTGGACGCGGCACTCGATGCGCTGCCGCGCCCCGACCTGCCGCTGGCCTGAACCCGACCGTGCCCATGTTCCTGCTGGCGCTGCTGCAGGCCCCGGTCGCACCGGCGGCGGTGCGCGACACGATCGCGCGCATCGTGCAGGAGCGCGGCTACCAGCGCAGCCTCACGTCCACGCTCTTCTCGCGGCTCTGGAGCTGGTTCTGGGACCTGGTCGGCCGGCTGTTTCGCGAGGCCACGGCGAGCCGGGGCACCTACATCATCGCCCTCAGCCTGCTTGCGCTGCTGGTCGCGGCCGCGGTGGCGCGGGCCGTGATCACCGCGCGGGCCCGCCGGCTCGCGGCGGGGCGGGATTCGCCGCCGGCAACGGCGGGGGAGATCCTCGCCCAGGCGCGCGCGCTCGCCGTGCAGGGGGCGTTCGCCGAGGCCGCACACCGCCTCCATGCGGCCGTCGTGACCCAGCTCGCCGACGGGCGCCATGTGCGCCTGCATCCCTCGAAGACGGTGGGGGACTACTGGCGTGAGCTGCGCGCCGGCGGTGACCCGCTCGCCGCCGCCTACCTGGCGTACTCGCGCACCTACGAGATCGTCGTCTACGGCGACGGGCGCTGCGACGCCGCACGCTATGCGCGCCTGGAGCAGCTGGCCGAGCCCATGCTGCCCCTCGTGGCCGCCCCGCGCAGCACGGTGCGCGCGGCGTGACGGGCCCCCTCGCCGGCGCCGGGCGGGACACCGCGCACACGCAGCGTGCCAGCCGGCGGGCCACGCTGCTCACACTGGGTGTCCTGGCCGTGCTGGTCGCGCTGGTGGTGCTGCTCACGCCAATGTCAGATGATGGCGACGACACGCGCCTGACCACGCTGAAGTACGGCCCGGGCAACGCACGACTGGCGGCCGACCTGCTGCGGCGGCTGGGCTGGCGCACGCGCGTGTCGACTGCCCCGCTCCGCGGTCCGCTCGACACGACCGTGATCTATGCGGTGTTCGATGGCCCGACACCGATGCGCGGACCGGAACGGGCGGCGGTGCTGGCAGCGGTGCGGCGCGGCGCCGGACTGCTGGTGTCGAAGTCCGAGGGGGAATCGTTCGCACTGCTCGACTCCCTCGGCCTCCGCACGCAGGCCGCGGGACTGGCGGAGGTGCATCCGCTGGGAAGCTGCCCGGTCGAGACCGATCCGCTGGCGGTGCTCCGCGTGCGCACGCGCATGATGACGTTCGACACCAGCCGCACGGTGCGTCGCGGCACGCGCACAGTGGTGCCGTATCCGTCGAACGCCACGCCACTGCTGTCGAGCGCCGTGGTGCATCGCGGTCCGTTCGATGCCGGCGATGAGACGGATGACGGCGCATCCGCGACGTCGGACGACCCGACGACGTCGGGCGCGGATCCGCGACCCGCCGCGCCGCGCTCCCCGATGCGGGAGCCGGCGCCCGACACGACGCTGCTGCCGACCGTGCTCGCGTTTCCCCTGGGCGCGGGGCGCGTGGTGGCGCTCGCCGATCCCGACGTGTTGCGCACCGATCAGGTGCGGAACTGCGCCAGCGGCGATGCCCTGGCCGTGGTGCGCGCCGCCGAGTACCTGTCTGCCGACCGCCGGCGGGAGAT
The sequence above is a segment of the Gemmatimonadaceae bacterium genome. Coding sequences within it:
- a CDS encoding DUF4129 domain-containing protein; the protein is MPMFLLALLQAPVAPAAVRDTIARIVQERGYQRSLTSTLFSRLWSWFWDLVGRLFREATASRGTYIIALSLLALLVAAAVARAVITARARRLAAGRDSPPATAGEILAQARALAVQGAFAEAAHRLHAAVVTQLADGRHVRLHPSKTVGDYWRELRAGGDPLAAAYLAYSRTYEIVVYGDGRCDAARYARLEQLAEPMLPLVAAPRSTVRAA